CGGGCCTGGACGAGGTAGAGACCGGACGGGACCGGGCGACCGTCGGGGCCGCAGGCGTCCCACTCGTAATCGTGGCTGCCGCCCGTGAGCGTCTCGGCGCCCCAGGTGCGCAGCAACCGACCGCCGGCGTCGTAGACGCTCAGTTGCACCGACGTCTCGCGCCGGACGACGAGCCGCAACTTGGTCGCGCCCGCACTCGGGTTGGGCCAGGGCAGCGCCAGCCGCAGCGCGGGCAGGTTCGCGGACACGGGCACCTCCGTGACGTCGTCGGCGACCACGATGTCGTTGCGGTAGGAGACGACGTAGTCGTCGACCAGCACCTCGAGCGTGTAGGTCCCCGCGGCGAGGCCGTCGACGCAGTAGTGGCCCGCGGCATCGGTGGCCGCGTGGTCGCCGGTGTAGTCCCCGGCCGCAGTGCGCAGGAAGACGCCCGCCTGCGCGACGGGCTCGCCGGTCGACGCGTCGGTGACGTGGCCGCAGATCGAGGCGGCCAGCAGGGGGCCGGCGGCGAGCAGGGCGAACAGCAGCGGCGGGATCGCCCACCGCAACGGTCGTCGGAATCGCTGGGAAGGCAGCATGGCGGGGACCCCGGGAGT
The window above is part of the bacterium genome. Proteins encoded here:
- a CDS encoding carboxypeptidase regulatory-like domain-containing protein yields the protein MRWAIPPLLFALLAAGPLLAASICGHVTDASTGEPVAQAGVFLRTAAGDYTGDHAATDAAGHYCVDGLAAGTYTLEVLVDDYVVSYRNDIVVADDVTEVPVSANLPALRLALPWPNPSAGATKLRLVVRRETSVQLSVYDAGGRLLRTWGAETLTGGSHDYEWDACGPDGRPVPSGLYLVQARGEDVSSTRALVLTR